A single region of the Gossypium arboreum isolate Shixiya-1 chromosome 12, ASM2569848v2, whole genome shotgun sequence genome encodes:
- the LOC108478184 gene encoding uncharacterized protein LOC108478184, whose amino-acid sequence MAQQAVQKNTLYVGGLAEEVNETILHAAFIPFGDIKDVKTPLDQATQKHRSFGFVTFLEKEDAAAAMDNMDGAELYGRVLTVNYALPERIKGGEQGWAAQPIWADADTWFERQQQEEEMQRIQAENQAAMRAAEELHRKKMAEERQGEKEDETEMKDDPMARAEAEVSKQNN is encoded by the exons ATGGCACAGCAAGCAGTGCAGAAGAACACGTTGTACGTGGGAGGACTAGCAGAGGAAGTGAATGAAACAATCCTCCATGCAGCTTTCATCCCCTTTGGAGACATAAAGGACGTCAAGACTCCATTAGATCAGGCCACTCAAAAGCACCGCTCCTTTGGCTTCGTTACCTTCTTGGAGAAAGAGGATGCTGCTGCTGCCATGGACAACATGGATGGGGCTGAGCTCTATGGTCGAGTCCTCACTGTCAACTACGCCCTCCCTGAGCGGATCAAGGGTGGTGAGCAGGGCTGGGCTGCTCAACCCA TTTGGGCTGATGCTGACACATGGTTTGAGCGGCAGCAACAAGAAGAAGAAATGCAGCGTATTCAGGCAGAGAACCAAGCAGCAATGCGTGCTGCAGAGGAGTTGCATAGGAAGAAAATGGCAGAGGAACGACAAGGGGAGAAAGAGGATGAAACAGAGATGAAGGATGATCCAATGGCAAGGGCTGAAGCTGAAGTTTCGAAACAGAATAACTAG